In the Larus michahellis chromosome 6, bLarMic1.1, whole genome shotgun sequence genome, one interval contains:
- the TLX1 gene encoding T-cell leukemia homeobox protein 1 isoform X1: MEHLGAHHLHQGQAEPISFGIDQILNTSEPGSCMVSHPRLQDSADYGLGCIVGSAYNTVTGGYGASGGAAGAYTGTSCSMGGLPGSYNVNMAVSMNGNTLSSAGGVIRVPAHRPVAGGVHQPLSAAVPAVNGMNSLTGLTFPWMESNRRYTKDRFTVALSPFTVTRRIGHPYQNRTPPKKKKPRTSFTRLQICELEKRFHRQKYLASAERAALAKALKMTDAQVKTWFQNRRTKWRRQTAEEREAERQQANRILMQLQQEAFQKTINQPIQADPICVHNSSLFALQNLQPWSDDSTKITSVTTVASACE; this comes from the exons ATGGAGCACCTCGGGGCTCACCACCTGCACCAAGGCCAAGCCGAGCCCATCAGCTTCGGCATCGACCAGATCCTCAACACCTCGGAGCCGGGCAGTTGCATGGTCTCCCACCCGCGGCTGCAGGACTCGGCGGACTACGGGCTGGGCTGCATCGTGGGCAGCGCCTACAACACGGTCACGGGTGGCTACGGGGcgagcggcggcgcggccggcgccTACACCGGCACCTCCTGCAGCATGGGCGGCCTGCCCGGCTCCTACAACGTGAACATGGCGGTGAGCATGAACGGCAACACCTTGAGCTCGGCCGGGGGGGTGATCCGCGTCCCGGCCCATCGCCCGGTGGCCGGCGGCGTGCACCAGCCCCTCTCCGCCGCCGTGCCGGCGGTGAACGGCATGAACAGTCTCACGGGGCTCACTTTCCCCTGGATGGAGAGCAACAGGCGGTACACAAAAGACAGGTTCACAG tggCCCTCTCACCCTTCACTGTAACACGCCGTATAGGTCACCCCTACCAGAACCGCACGCCCCCCAAGAAGAAGAAGCCGCGCACCTCCTTCACCCGTCTGCAGATCTGTGAGCTGGAGAAGCGTTTCCACCGGCAGAAGTACCTGGCCTCAGCCGAACGCGCTGCCCTCGCCAAGGCCCTCAAGATGACAGATGCCCAGGTGAAGACCTGGTTCCAGAACCGGCGCACCAAGTGGag gAGGCAGAcggcggaggagcgggaggcCGAGCGGCAGCAAGCGAACCGCATCCTcatgcagctgcagcaggaggccTTCCAAAAAACCATCAACCAGCCCATCCAAGCCGACCCCATCTGCGTTCACAACTCCTCTCTCTTCGCCCTCCAGAACCTCCAGCCTTGGTCTGATGACTCCACAAAGATCACCAGTGTCACCACCGTCGCCTCCGCTTGCGAATAA
- the TLX1 gene encoding T-cell leukemia homeobox protein 1 isoform X2 gives MEHLGAHHLHQGQAEPISFGIDQILNTSEPGSCMVSHPRLQDSADYGLGCIVGSAYNTVTGGYGASGGAAGAYTGTSCSMGGLPGSYNVNMAVSMNGNTLSSAGGVIRVPAHRPVAGGVHQPLSAAVPAVNGMNSLTGLTFPWMESNRRYTKDRFTGHPYQNRTPPKKKKPRTSFTRLQICELEKRFHRQKYLASAERAALAKALKMTDAQVKTWFQNRRTKWRRQTAEEREAERQQANRILMQLQQEAFQKTINQPIQADPICVHNSSLFALQNLQPWSDDSTKITSVTTVASACE, from the exons ATGGAGCACCTCGGGGCTCACCACCTGCACCAAGGCCAAGCCGAGCCCATCAGCTTCGGCATCGACCAGATCCTCAACACCTCGGAGCCGGGCAGTTGCATGGTCTCCCACCCGCGGCTGCAGGACTCGGCGGACTACGGGCTGGGCTGCATCGTGGGCAGCGCCTACAACACGGTCACGGGTGGCTACGGGGcgagcggcggcgcggccggcgccTACACCGGCACCTCCTGCAGCATGGGCGGCCTGCCCGGCTCCTACAACGTGAACATGGCGGTGAGCATGAACGGCAACACCTTGAGCTCGGCCGGGGGGGTGATCCGCGTCCCGGCCCATCGCCCGGTGGCCGGCGGCGTGCACCAGCCCCTCTCCGCCGCCGTGCCGGCGGTGAACGGCATGAACAGTCTCACGGGGCTCACTTTCCCCTGGATGGAGAGCAACAGGCGGTACACAAAAGACAGGTTCACAG GTCACCCCTACCAGAACCGCACGCCCCCCAAGAAGAAGAAGCCGCGCACCTCCTTCACCCGTCTGCAGATCTGTGAGCTGGAGAAGCGTTTCCACCGGCAGAAGTACCTGGCCTCAGCCGAACGCGCTGCCCTCGCCAAGGCCCTCAAGATGACAGATGCCCAGGTGAAGACCTGGTTCCAGAACCGGCGCACCAAGTGGag gAGGCAGAcggcggaggagcgggaggcCGAGCGGCAGCAAGCGAACCGCATCCTcatgcagctgcagcaggaggccTTCCAAAAAACCATCAACCAGCCCATCCAAGCCGACCCCATCTGCGTTCACAACTCCTCTCTCTTCGCCCTCCAGAACCTCCAGCCTTGGTCTGATGACTCCACAAAGATCACCAGTGTCACCACCGTCGCCTCCGCTTGCGAATAA